The following proteins are encoded in a genomic region of Sorangiineae bacterium MSr12523:
- a CDS encoding WHG domain-containing protein has translation MAKSSYHHGDLRRALVDAALALIQEGELGTLSLREVARRAGVTPAAPYHHFRDKVELLAAVAEEGFVALGERMDRAIEAVSGPQKGRARIAAIARAYLEFARERQAHYRVMFLPEVKATDPALGVHVAADASLARLIMAIQSATPKADPGTVHRRAVIAWGAGHGIVSLWNDGLLEKKLSVVDDDFVDMVVDQMVSIATGKS, from the coding sequence ATGGCCAAGTCGAGCTACCACCACGGCGATTTGCGGCGCGCGCTGGTGGATGCGGCGCTCGCGCTGATTCAAGAAGGGGAGCTCGGGACGCTCTCGCTGCGCGAGGTGGCGCGGCGCGCGGGGGTGACGCCGGCGGCGCCGTACCATCATTTTCGCGACAAGGTGGAATTGTTGGCGGCCGTCGCCGAGGAAGGCTTCGTTGCCCTCGGCGAGCGCATGGACCGCGCCATCGAAGCCGTGTCTGGCCCGCAAAAGGGCCGCGCACGCATTGCGGCGATTGCGCGCGCGTACCTGGAATTCGCGCGCGAGCGCCAGGCCCACTACCGCGTCATGTTCCTGCCCGAAGTCAAAGCCACCGATCCGGCGCTGGGTGTGCACGTCGCCGCCGATGCTTCGCTCGCCCGCCTGATCATGGCCATTCAGTCCGCGACCCCCAAGGCCGATCCCGGCACCGTCCACCGCCGGGCGGTCATCGCCTGGGGCGCGGGACATGGCATCGTTTCCCTCTGGAATGACGGCTTGCTCGAGAAGAAATTGTCCGTCGTGGACGACGACTTCGTCGACATGGTCGTCGACCAAATGGTGTCCATCGCCACCGGCAAGTCGTGA
- a CDS encoding SDR family oxidoreductase — protein MKAFVTGATGLLGNNLVRALRAEGHDVRALVRSAEKARTYLGDTGAEIVQGDMEDVGAFVHALEGCDVVFHTAAYFREYYSAGDHWPKLEAINVHGTMALAQAARTHGVRRFVDVSSSGTIGLKPDGSPGDENTPPAPLARDNLYLKSKVVVMEKLVPFAASTGLDVVQVLPGWMFGPWDAAPTAAGQLVRDFLSGALPAIPPGGTSVVDARDVATGMIRAAERGRSGERYILAGGFATLADIIETLARTTGVRGPRMRIPYPVAWTYAAVSQTWAKMTGGQTLVTLAGVRMMQARLAVDSSKSERELGFHARPLEETLRDEVAWYRAHTPHGAEPQSALLEASATRRKSTSHP, from the coding sequence ATGAAGGCATTCGTGACGGGGGCGACCGGGCTCTTGGGAAACAACCTCGTGCGCGCGCTTCGTGCCGAGGGGCATGACGTGCGGGCGCTGGTGCGCTCGGCGGAGAAGGCTCGAACGTACCTGGGCGACACCGGCGCGGAGATCGTTCAGGGCGACATGGAAGACGTCGGGGCCTTCGTGCACGCGCTCGAAGGGTGCGATGTGGTGTTTCACACGGCCGCCTATTTTCGCGAGTACTACAGCGCCGGCGATCATTGGCCCAAACTCGAGGCCATCAATGTCCATGGCACCATGGCCCTCGCGCAGGCCGCGCGCACCCACGGCGTGCGGCGCTTCGTCGATGTGAGCTCCTCGGGCACCATCGGTTTGAAGCCCGACGGAAGCCCCGGCGACGAGAACACACCGCCTGCACCGCTTGCGCGCGACAACCTGTATCTCAAGAGCAAGGTCGTCGTGATGGAGAAGCTCGTGCCCTTCGCCGCGAGCACCGGCCTCGACGTCGTGCAAGTCCTCCCGGGGTGGATGTTCGGGCCGTGGGATGCCGCACCCACCGCGGCCGGCCAACTCGTGCGCGATTTCCTTTCCGGCGCGCTGCCGGCCATCCCTCCCGGCGGCACCAGCGTCGTCGACGCCCGCGACGTCGCCACGGGCATGATCCGCGCGGCCGAACGCGGCCGCTCGGGCGAGCGCTACATTCTCGCCGGCGGCTTCGCGACCCTGGCCGACATCATCGAGACCTTGGCCCGCACCACGGGAGTGCGCGGCCCGCGCATGCGCATCCCCTACCCCGTGGCGTGGACCTACGCCGCCGTGTCACAAACGTGGGCGAAGATGACCGGCGGCCAAACCTTGGTGACGCTCGCGGGGGTTCGCATGATGCAAGCGCGCTTGGCCGTCGATTCGAGCAAATCCGAGCGCGAACTCGGATTCCACGCGCGCCCCCTCGAAGAGACGCTGCGCGACGAGGTGGCCTGGTACCGCGCGCACACGCCACACGGCGCCGAGCCTCAATCGGCGCTGTTGGAGGCGTCGGCCACGCGCAGAAAGAGCACGTCCCATCCTTGA
- a CDS encoding protein kinase, whose amino-acid sequence MAANADEAARAEPSLPSGWAGESRARARLGTTLNGKWHLDALLGYGGMAVVYAATHRNGKRAAIKMLHGELRDRPALLTRFRREGYLANRVRHPGAVSVLDDDVSEDGAVYMVMELLDGTSLEDLRLSRGGVLPLDEALDIVDAVLDVLVAAHAQGIVHRDLKPDNVFILRDGQVRVLDFGIAGLREEAQAPKVTLTGAFMGTPGYMAPEQARGLWDLVDAQTDLWAVGATLFTLLSGECLHKGRSLNEELLLAMTQPVPDARTLLPSLSGAMGQWLDRALAFEKDARWPDARTMQLEGRAARQRASSPAPAPEPNARRRPAALAAALLALAALVAAAALVALAAFRRDPSHIDPAPAAAMHQEPTEDAGAPLAQAAPSSPAPPLATEPVPPPLSLPMKPKPRAAAAKLPAPAVGSSTPALPFDPLGSRK is encoded by the coding sequence ATGGCAGCCAACGCGGACGAAGCAGCTCGGGCCGAACCGAGCCTGCCCAGCGGGTGGGCCGGTGAATCGCGCGCTCGCGCTCGATTGGGCACCACGCTCAACGGCAAATGGCACCTGGATGCCCTCCTGGGGTACGGCGGCATGGCGGTCGTGTACGCGGCAACGCACCGCAACGGAAAACGCGCGGCCATCAAGATGCTCCACGGTGAGCTCCGCGATCGGCCGGCACTACTGACGCGCTTTCGACGCGAGGGCTATTTGGCCAACCGCGTCAGACATCCGGGCGCCGTCTCCGTTCTCGACGACGACGTATCCGAAGACGGCGCCGTGTACATGGTGATGGAGCTGCTCGATGGCACCTCGCTCGAGGATCTGCGATTGAGCCGAGGCGGCGTGCTGCCGCTCGACGAGGCGCTCGACATCGTCGACGCCGTTCTCGACGTGCTCGTAGCGGCACACGCCCAGGGCATCGTCCACCGCGATTTGAAGCCGGACAACGTCTTCATCCTTCGCGATGGGCAGGTGCGCGTGCTCGACTTCGGCATCGCTGGTCTGCGGGAGGAGGCCCAGGCGCCAAAGGTGACGCTCACCGGCGCTTTCATGGGAACCCCCGGCTACATGGCGCCCGAGCAGGCGCGCGGCCTGTGGGATCTGGTCGATGCGCAGACGGATCTGTGGGCCGTGGGGGCGACCTTGTTCACGCTTTTATCGGGCGAATGCCTCCACAAGGGCCGAAGTTTGAACGAAGAGTTGCTCCTGGCGATGACGCAACCCGTGCCCGATGCGCGCACCTTGCTTCCATCGCTTTCCGGGGCCATGGGGCAATGGTTGGATCGCGCGCTGGCCTTCGAAAAAGACGCCCGCTGGCCCGATGCGAGGACGATGCAGCTCGAGGGACGAGCGGCGCGCCAGCGCGCATCGAGCCCGGCGCCCGCCCCCGAGCCGAATGCGCGCCGACGGCCTGCCGCGCTCGCCGCGGCTCTTCTCGCATTGGCCGCGTTGGTAGCGGCGGCGGCATTGGTTGCTTTGGCAGCGTTCAGGCGTGATCCCTCGCACATCGACCCGGCGCCGGCTGCCGCGATGCACCAAGAGCCCACCGAGGATGCCGGTGCGCCGCTCGCGCAGGCTGCTCCGTCGTCGCCGGCACCCCCGCTCGCCACCGAGCCGGTGCCCCCGCCGCTTTCGCTGCCAATGAAGCCGAAGCCGCGCGCGGCCGCCGCGAAGCTCCCGGCGCCGGCCGTCGGTTCGAGTACGCCCGCGCTTCCCTTCGACCCGTTGGGAAGTCGGAAGTAG
- a CDS encoding M12 family metallopeptidase, with protein sequence MGETGEPAKIEYSVKDGLALYEGDILLGTPATQATPRIAGWLDADIVRSQPAPATKYRWPDKTVPYVIDAELSDRSRITRAITQWETKTPLVFVARTPANAAAYPDYVVFRSGKGCHSSVGRIGGPQYVSLSSHCTTNNTIHEIGHAVGLWHSPHDDASIMRDGGQRETLSAGDIEVVKRLYP encoded by the coding sequence ATGGGAGAAACCGGAGAGCCTGCCAAAATCGAATATTCCGTCAAAGACGGCCTCGCCCTTTACGAGGGCGATATTCTGTTGGGCACTCCTGCAACGCAAGCCACACCGCGCATTGCAGGCTGGCTCGATGCCGACATCGTGCGCTCTCAACCCGCACCGGCAACGAAGTACCGCTGGCCCGACAAAACGGTGCCCTACGTCATCGACGCCGAGTTGTCCGATCGCTCCCGGATCACGCGAGCCATCACGCAATGGGAGACCAAGACACCACTGGTCTTCGTGGCCCGCACGCCGGCCAACGCCGCCGCATATCCCGATTACGTCGTATTTCGTAGTGGGAAAGGTTGCCATTCGAGCGTGGGCCGAATTGGCGGGCCACAATATGTAAGTTTGTCCAGCCACTGTACGACGAACAATACGATTCATGAAATCGGTCACGCCGTCGGGTTGTGGCATTCGCCACACGACGACGCCTCGATCATGCGCGACGGAGGCCAGCGCGAAACGTTGAGCGCGGGCGATATCGAAGTGGTCAAAAGGCTTTATCCCTGA
- a CDS encoding pirin family protein encodes MAKEVERIITGRARDIGGFDVRRILPYVQRRHIGPFVFVDHMGPAEFAAGRGMDVRPHPHIGLATMTYLLEGQILHRDSIGSDQVITPGAINWMTAGRGIVHSERTPAEFRKGGARLHGLQVWIALRTEDEECEPDFQHYAAEEFAEVDGVRVLVGDLYGVSSPVKTRSRLFYGDATLKKGASLPMDFAYEEAAAYVVSGAVSVGDVRVEAESMVVFTPGEKPVLRAEEGSRVMLLGGDCVDGPRYIEWNFVSSSHERIERAKREWRARSFPLVPGDEGEFIPLPE; translated from the coding sequence ATGGCGAAGGAAGTCGAGCGCATCATCACCGGGCGGGCGCGTGACATTGGTGGCTTCGACGTTCGTCGCATCCTGCCCTACGTGCAGCGCCGGCACATTGGGCCGTTCGTCTTCGTGGATCACATGGGCCCCGCGGAATTTGCAGCGGGCCGAGGAATGGACGTTCGCCCTCACCCGCACATTGGCCTCGCCACCATGACGTATTTGCTCGAGGGGCAAATTCTCCATCGCGACAGCATTGGCTCGGACCAGGTCATCACGCCGGGGGCCATCAACTGGATGACGGCGGGCCGAGGCATCGTGCATTCGGAGCGAACGCCCGCGGAGTTTCGAAAGGGCGGCGCGCGTCTGCACGGCTTGCAAGTGTGGATTGCGTTGCGAACCGAGGACGAAGAGTGTGAACCGGATTTTCAGCACTACGCCGCGGAGGAATTTGCGGAGGTCGATGGGGTTCGGGTGTTGGTGGGAGATCTTTATGGCGTGTCGTCGCCGGTGAAGACGCGCTCGCGCCTGTTTTACGGCGACGCGACGCTGAAGAAAGGCGCGTCGCTTCCCATGGACTTCGCGTACGAGGAAGCGGCCGCCTATGTCGTTTCGGGCGCCGTTTCCGTCGGGGACGTGCGCGTGGAGGCCGAGTCGATGGTGGTGTTCACTCCGGGCGAAAAGCCGGTCTTGCGCGCCGAGGAGGGGAGCCGGGTGATGCTTCTCGGGGGCGACTGCGTCGATGGCCCTCGTTACATCGAGTGGAATTTCGTATCGAGCTCCCACGAGCGCATCGAGCGAGCCAAGCGCGAATGGCGCGCGCGCTCGTTTCCGCTCGTCCCGGGCGACGAGGGCGAGTTCATTCCGCTGCCGGAGTGA
- a CDS encoding gamma-glutamylcyclotransferase, translating into MWIFAYGSLIFRPSFDYLEQRRAFVAGWTRRFWQGSPDHRGTPETPGRVVTLVADEHAWCGGAAFRIDPAQGEAVLAMLDAREQAGFERHRLPLWDSPDSPAPFADGLTYVASTDNPHFLGPLDEPSIADWIARSHGPSGPNSDYARNLHDALHALGIDDPHVRTIAQLLGRLAAPGFPTSPHSGPSGLPDPAR; encoded by the coding sequence GTGTGGATTTTCGCTTACGGATCGCTGATTTTTCGTCCCTCGTTCGATTACCTCGAACAACGTCGCGCATTCGTTGCGGGCTGGACGCGCCGATTTTGGCAAGGCTCGCCGGACCATCGCGGCACGCCCGAAACACCCGGCCGCGTCGTCACACTCGTCGCCGACGAGCACGCATGGTGCGGTGGTGCAGCGTTCCGCATCGATCCGGCGCAGGGCGAAGCCGTGCTCGCCATGCTCGATGCGCGGGAGCAAGCTGGCTTCGAACGCCACCGCCTTCCCCTGTGGGATTCGCCCGACTCCCCCGCTCCCTTTGCCGACGGGCTCACCTACGTCGCGTCCACCGACAATCCCCATTTTCTCGGCCCGCTCGACGAACCGTCGATTGCCGACTGGATCGCGCGTAGCCACGGGCCCAGCGGCCCCAATTCGGACTACGCGCGAAACCTCCACGACGCGCTGCATGCCCTCGGCATCGACGATCCGCACGTGCGAACCATTGCGCAGCTCCTCGGTCGCCTCGCCGCTCCCGGGTTTCCTACTTCCCCACATAGTGGCCCTTCCGGCCTTCCCGACCCCGCGCGCTAG
- a CDS encoding M3 family metallopeptidase, with product MRNAIFLGAGAVAVPLVMSASTFVSGCASGPADTHVAAQNSPPPSSPPPAAPPDANASNPLLAKWTGPYGGVPPFDKVKVEQFKPALESAMDEDRREIAAIVNEPAPANFENTIAAMEDAGRALNRVQSIFGVWSSTMNGAEFQKVELEMAPKLAAFTDEITQNEKLWKRIEAVYNSPDKAKLTPEQQRLVWRTYNNFARQGAKLDPTAKKRLSEINQRLASLYTTFSQNVLADEESYAVILESEADLAGLPDSLKSVAAKAAEGRGQKGKWAITNTRSSVEPFLTYSTRDDLREKVWKNFVNRGDNGDTHDNNKIISEILKLRAERAKLLGYATHAHWRVEDQMAKTPERAIALMEAMWTPAVARVKQEVADMQAIADKTTKGPKRKIAPWDYRFYAEKVRKAKYDLDENEVKPYLQLEKLREGMFWVAGELFGFSFTQVTDVEVYHPDVRVWEVKDKKSGKRVGLWYFDPYARAGKHSGAWMNEYRPQERFKGEVTTIVSNNANFVKGKDGEPILISWSDARTLFHEFGHALHGLSSNVTYPSLAGTNVARDYVEFPSQLLEHWVHTPEVLNKFALHYKTGQPIPHELVAKIEKASTFNQGFTTVEYLSAALIDMKLHLAGANGGKDIDPDAFERDTLKSMGMPEQIVMRHRTPQFSHVFAGDGYSAGYYSYLWSDTLTADAYEAFTEGKGPYDPAVAERLRKNVFSVGDTIDPADAYRAFRGHDAEIGPLMRKRGFAKPAAPAQKKKPS from the coding sequence ATGCGAAACGCCATCTTCCTCGGTGCGGGTGCGGTTGCCGTTCCTCTCGTCATGTCGGCTTCAACCTTCGTATCGGGGTGCGCCTCCGGACCGGCGGACACGCATGTCGCCGCGCAGAACTCGCCGCCGCCGTCCAGCCCTCCGCCGGCCGCTCCCCCCGACGCCAACGCGAGCAATCCGCTGCTGGCCAAGTGGACCGGCCCTTACGGCGGCGTGCCGCCCTTCGACAAGGTGAAGGTCGAGCAGTTCAAGCCCGCGCTCGAGTCTGCGATGGATGAGGACCGCCGCGAGATCGCCGCCATCGTCAACGAGCCGGCGCCGGCAAATTTCGAGAACACCATCGCCGCCATGGAGGATGCCGGCCGCGCCCTCAACCGCGTGCAGTCGATCTTCGGCGTGTGGTCGTCCACCATGAATGGCGCCGAGTTCCAAAAGGTCGAGCTCGAAATGGCGCCCAAGCTGGCCGCGTTCACCGACGAGATCACCCAGAACGAGAAGCTCTGGAAGCGCATCGAGGCCGTTTACAACTCGCCCGACAAGGCCAAGCTCACGCCCGAGCAGCAGCGCCTCGTGTGGCGCACGTACAATAACTTCGCGCGCCAGGGTGCCAAGCTCGATCCGACGGCAAAGAAGCGCCTTTCGGAGATCAACCAGCGCCTCGCCTCGCTCTACACCACGTTCAGCCAGAACGTGCTCGCCGACGAAGAGAGCTACGCGGTCATTCTCGAGAGTGAGGCCGATCTCGCCGGCCTGCCCGATTCGCTCAAATCCGTCGCGGCCAAGGCGGCCGAGGGGCGCGGGCAAAAAGGCAAGTGGGCCATCACCAACACGCGCTCCTCGGTGGAGCCGTTCCTCACCTATTCGACGCGCGACGATCTGCGCGAAAAGGTGTGGAAGAACTTCGTCAACCGCGGCGACAACGGCGACACGCACGACAACAACAAGATCATCTCGGAGATCCTCAAGCTGCGCGCCGAACGGGCCAAGCTCCTCGGCTACGCGACGCACGCCCACTGGCGCGTGGAAGACCAAATGGCCAAAACCCCCGAGCGTGCCATCGCGCTCATGGAGGCCATGTGGACGCCCGCCGTCGCGCGCGTAAAGCAGGAAGTCGCCGATATGCAGGCCATCGCCGACAAGACGACGAAGGGCCCCAAGCGCAAAATCGCGCCCTGGGATTACCGCTTCTACGCCGAAAAGGTCCGCAAGGCGAAGTACGACCTCGACGAGAACGAGGTGAAGCCGTACCTGCAGCTCGAAAAGCTCCGCGAGGGCATGTTCTGGGTCGCCGGCGAGCTTTTCGGCTTCTCCTTCACCCAGGTGACCGACGTGGAGGTCTACCACCCCGACGTGCGCGTCTGGGAGGTGAAGGACAAGAAGAGCGGCAAGCGCGTGGGCCTCTGGTACTTCGATCCTTACGCGCGCGCGGGCAAACACTCCGGCGCATGGATGAACGAATACCGCCCGCAGGAGCGCTTCAAGGGCGAGGTCACCACCATCGTCAGCAACAACGCGAACTTCGTGAAGGGCAAAGACGGCGAGCCGATTCTCATCAGCTGGAGCGACGCGCGCACGCTGTTCCATGAGTTCGGCCATGCGCTGCATGGTCTGAGCTCCAATGTGACGTACCCGTCCCTCGCCGGCACCAACGTCGCGCGCGACTACGTGGAGTTTCCCTCGCAGCTTCTCGAGCACTGGGTCCACACGCCCGAGGTGCTGAACAAATTCGCGCTGCACTACAAGACGGGACAGCCCATCCCGCACGAGCTCGTGGCAAAAATCGAGAAGGCCTCCACGTTCAACCAAGGCTTCACCACGGTCGAGTACCTTTCGGCCGCGCTCATCGACATGAAGCTTCATTTGGCGGGCGCAAACGGCGGCAAAGACATCGACCCCGACGCCTTCGAGCGCGACACGCTGAAGTCCATGGGCATGCCCGAGCAAATCGTGATGCGCCACCGCACCCCGCAATTCAGCCACGTCTTCGCAGGCGACGGCTACTCCGCGGGCTACTACAGCTATCTCTGGTCCGACACGCTGACGGCCGACGCCTACGAAGCCTTCACCGAAGGCAAAGGCCCCTACGATCCCGCCGTCGCCGAGCGGCTGCGCAAAAACGTCTTCTCCGTGGGCGACACCATCGACCCCGCCGACGCCTACCGCGCCTTCCGCGGCCACGACGCCGAAATCGGCCCCCTCATGCGCAAACGCGGCTTCGCCAAACCCGCCGCCCCCGCGCAAAAGAAGAAGCCGAGCTAG
- a CDS encoding GNAT family N-acetyltransferase, with protein sequence MTAPILIDLPEAIETKRLYIRAPMPGDGSTTLASVLETWDALHETMPWARERPTLEGQEAAARRLHAAFVRREDLPMFAFLKDRKTHVACSGLHRMDWDVPRFEIGYWVRRSFEGQGYVTEVVRALAGFALAKLGAQRVEIRCSHRNVRSQRVAERCGFTLEARLRNEARETNGELRDTLVYSLLPGDSAAASL encoded by the coding sequence ATGACCGCACCCATCTTAATCGATTTACCCGAGGCCATCGAAACCAAACGGCTCTACATTCGGGCGCCCATGCCAGGCGACGGCTCAACGACGTTGGCGTCGGTGCTCGAGACGTGGGATGCGCTGCACGAGACGATGCCTTGGGCGAGGGAGCGACCGACGCTGGAGGGGCAGGAAGCGGCGGCGCGTAGGCTTCATGCGGCCTTCGTTCGGCGGGAGGATTTGCCGATGTTTGCCTTTCTCAAGGATCGCAAAACCCATGTGGCGTGCTCCGGGCTTCATCGCATGGATTGGGATGTACCTCGGTTCGAAATTGGCTATTGGGTGAGGCGGTCGTTCGAAGGACAGGGGTACGTCACGGAAGTCGTGCGCGCGCTGGCGGGGTTCGCATTGGCGAAGCTGGGGGCGCAGCGCGTGGAAATTCGGTGTAGCCACCGCAATGTGCGCAGCCAGCGCGTGGCCGAGCGGTGCGGGTTCACCCTCGAGGCGCGCCTCCGAAATGAGGCGCGGGAGACCAATGGCGAATTGCGCGATACCTTGGTCTATTCGCTCTTGCCGGGCGATTCGGCTGCAGCGTCTCTCTAG